A single Rhopalosiphum padi isolate XX-2018 chromosome 4, ASM2088224v1, whole genome shotgun sequence DNA region contains:
- the LOC132928646 gene encoding histone-lysine N-methyltransferase KMT5B-like, giving the protein MYQDLVDKPMPFKIVECHRYNEMNGAMVIATETINKGTYIYPLSGQLYPVTQNFIKPGVNDFSIVTSYVNRRDYMFLGPISFINHDCKPNVEWHSRSKTETCVKVISNVHKGQELNAFYGHHYFGINNSECLCRTCELNERGSFSKKTSSTSHGKRKQETNDDNDVDDDDDDEDDDDVDNDDDDDDDNSDANKPYKFVECDVELESVGQISENDLNNILDSEDGQDTNNIYTENNISSDVSTSTVVEYDVGLESVGQISENEFKSILDSKQDGQDKNNTYTENNNSPNVSTSTGIH; this is encoded by the exons ATGTACCAAGATCTAGTTGACAAGCCCATGCCCTTCAAAATAGTTGAGTGTCATAGGTATAATGAAATGAATG gTGCAATGGTGATTGCTACGGAAACAATCAACAAAGGCACATACATATACCCATTAAGTGGACAACTATATCCAGTAactcaaaattttataaaacctgGCGTTAACGATTTCTCCATAGTGACGTCTTACGTTAACCGAAGAGATTACATGTTCCTAGGTCCCATCAGCTTCATCAACCATGATTGCAAGCCAAACGTCGAATGGCACAGCAGATCAAAAACTGAAACATGTGTCAAAGTAATATCGAATGTCCACAAAGGCCAAGAGCTGAATGCCTTTTATGGTCACCATTACTTTGGCATAAACAACTCCGAATGCCTTTGTCGGACATGTGAACTTAATGAACGTGGTTCGTTCTCAAAAAAAACAT CGTCGACAAGCCATGGAAAACGAAAACAAGAGActaatgatgataatgatgttgatgatgatgatgatgatgaagacGATGATGATGTTGAtaatgatgatgacgatgatgatgataattcAGATGCTAATAAACCTTACAAAT TTGTAGAATGTGATGTGGAACTTGAAAGTGTTGGACAAATATCTGAAAATgatttgaacaatattttagacTCAGAAGATGGACAagacacaaataatatatacaccgaaaataatatatcttctGATGTTAGTACATCTACAG ttGTGGAATATGATGTGGGACTTGAAAGTGTTGGACAAATAtcagaaaatgaatttaaaagtattttagacTCAAAACAAGATGGAcaagacaaaaataatacatatactgaaaataataactcTCCTAATGTTAGCACTTCTACAGGTATACACTAG
- the LOC132928447 gene encoding LOW QUALITY PROTEIN: uncharacterized protein LOC132928447 (The sequence of the model RefSeq protein was modified relative to this genomic sequence to represent the inferred CDS: deleted 2 bases in 1 codon) encodes MTLKTEHLDKLAELNTDVDSVVYGFSSLSAYKPTMPFEVMVDGVCSPCRNVKLLDGIFKRNRKSMLRCCIVTEFGFFLNFKFFLDFNHVEFTLGGDPSLPIRVLVSFLKKDNISEYDSDSSAEEEVATLESGDVNWRKRFIESIFGPALARLSSKSLSRMKGAGNISSDKWHIHHSDWSKICFYVDQIAREDDTFGQYL; translated from the exons ATGACGTTAAAGACTGAACACTTGGATAAATTAGCTGAACTAAATACTGATGTCGACAGTGTCGTCTACGGGTTTTCTTCATTGTCAGCTTATAAGCCAACAATGCCGTTTGAAGTGATGGTTGACGGTGTGTGTTCACCTTGTAGAAATGTTAAATTGTTGGATGGTATTTTCAAACGCAACCGCAAGAGTATGTTAAGATGTTGTATTGTGActgaa tttggtttttttttaaattttaaattttttttagacttCAACCATGTTGAATTTACTCTTGGGGGGGACCCGTCCCTGCCAATAAGGGTTCTCGTTAGTTTTTTGAAAAAGGATAATATTTCTGAATATGATTCCGATTCCTCTGCTGAGGAGGAAGTTGCAACATTGGAGTCCGGTGATGTGAATTGGCGGAAACGATTTATTGAGAGTATTTTTGGTCCTGCCTTGGCCAGGCTTTCGTCCAAGTCTTTGAGCAGGATGAAAGGTGCCGGTAACATAAGTTCTGACAAGTGGCACATCCATCATTCAGATTGGTCTAAAATCTGTTTTTATGTCGATCAAATTGCCAGAGAAGACGATACTTTTGGACAGTATCTgtaa
- the LOC132929712 gene encoding zinc finger MYM-type protein 1-like codes for MLNLQDDFPTDIAKFPWTITDSNLIRSLILYGPCKPDINFPVNNNGKRFSSSYYFLTTKSGTKIPRTWLCYSYNLDCVYCESCWLFADRSYGKFKWDWIYGINDWNHLSQSIQRHESSIQHLDAAKIRSIWVKNETIDASLEKQYTDEAVKWRNVLKRLIKIILSITAGNCALRGNEGSLKIKCATEGNFLRTVRLLAEFDPILNDILNDENQKIKYLSWSIQNELLDILSTELRHLICNKIRSSSFFSVILDSTQDVTKQDQVSLVIRYTTLDFEKKQIQIKESFLGFYLLSHHGAANYVELLKNTLMRLDLNIMKCRGQGYDGAAVMSGSITGVQKQICDIVPNATFVHCCSHNINLVLCDAAKSTRKIQSFFDTVQDIYNFFSSSSPRWAQLAFGEEYGIKINKITLKKVCPTRWEARHNALFSLKHRFVDVLKALSNIQLSSSKKDEINMATTLKKKMESAEFIIILCIWEPILKSLQVVSKSMQSVNFSLQKASTELESAISIIEKLRDQYDQIVEDSRELCMKWNIPFKLSETRQRYAKKYFDEVDSDRRLTTTDDNFRVTIFYPVVDTTLLQLRVRFKGMKTVCNDFIILMPEILTSMVDELIVKSSYDFINKYKEDISSDFTRQLIIIKGYLSSKFQTNYLKSMTIHDLADTIVKEELTSIFPDVFIGTIIFLTIPVTSASAERSFSKLKLIKNYLRNSIGQERLSSIALLNIERQQTNDINIENIINNFANKKARKKNFLK; via the coding sequence ATGCTGAATCTTCAAGATGATTTCCCAACAGACATAGCCAAATTTCCATGGACTATTActgattcaaatttaataagaaGTTTGATTTTATATGGACCCTGTAAGCCAGATATTAACTTTccagtaaataataatggtaaacgTTTTTCATctagttattattttctaacaaCTAAATCTGGTACAAAAATTCCAAGAACTTGGCTATGTTATTCTTATAACTTAGACTGTGTGTATTGCGAATCATGTTGGCTGTTTGCTGATAGATCTTATGGCAAATTTAAGTGGGATTGGATTTATGGTATTAATGATTGGAATCACTTGTCACAAAGTATTCAAAGACATGAATCATCTATTCAACATTTGGATGCTGCCAAAATTCGTTCCATTTGGGTTAAAAATGAAACCATTGACGCTAGTTTAGAAAAACAATATACTGATGAAGCAGTGAAATGGAGGAATGTATTGAAAaggttgataaaaattatactttctaTAACAGCAGGAAATTGTGCTTTAAGAGGGAATGAAGGAAGCCTAAAAATTAAGTGTGCCACCGAAGGAAACTTTTTAAGAACAGTTCGATTACTCGCAGAGTTTGATCCTATtctaaatgatattttaaatgatgaaaatcaaaaaattaagtatttaagttggTCTATTCAGAACGAGTTGTTAGACATTTTGTCTACAGAGTTACgtcatttaatttgtaataaaataagatcTAGTAGTTTCTTTTCTGTTATATTAGACTCAACTCAAGATGTAACCAAACAAGACCAAGTTAGTCTTGTAATTCGTTATACTACATTAGATTTTGAAaagaaacaaatacaaattaaagagTCATTTCttggtttttatttactatCCCATCATGGTGCAGCAAATTATGtagaacttttaaaaaatacattaatgagattagatttaaatattatgaaatgtcgTGGTCAAGGATATGACGGAGCAGCAGTGATGAGTGGTTCAATAACAGGcgttcaaaaacaaatttgtgATATTGTACCTAACGCTACATTTGTTCATTGCTGTTcccataatataaatttagttttatgtgATGCTGCTAAAAGTACTAGaaaaatacaatcattttttgATACTGTGCAAGAcatctacaatttttttagctCAAGTTCGCCAAGATGGGCTCAGCTAGCCTTTGGTGAAGAGTAcgggataaaaataaataaaataactttaaaaaaagtgtGTCCTACTCGATGGGAAGCAAGACATAAtgctttattttcattaaaacacaGGTTTGTTGATGTTTTGAAAGCTCTTTCTAATATCCAGCTTTCAAGTTCCAAAAAAGATGAAATAAATATGGctacaactttaaaaaaaaaaatggaaagtgctgaatttataattattctatgtATATGGGAAcccattttaaaatctttacaaGTGGTATCAAAGAGTATGCAATCAGTTAATTTCAGCTTGCAAAAAGCATCAACAGAATTAGAAAGTGCTATTTCAATTATAGAAAAGTTGCGGGATCAATATGACCAAATAGTAGAAGATTCAAGGGAATTATGTATGAAGTGGAATATACCCTTCAAGTTAAGTGAAACTCGTCAAAGATATGCTAAAAAGTATTTTGATGAAGTAGACAGTGATCGGCGGCTTACTACAACTGATGATAATTTTAGAGTTACTATATTTTACCCAGTTGTAGATACAACACTATTACAATTAAGAGTTAGATTTAAAGGAATGAAAACTGTgtgtaatgattttattatattaatgcctGAAATATTAACATCAATGGTTGACGAATTGATTGTTAAGTCATCATATgactttattaacaaatataaagaaGATATCAGTTCTGACTTCACTCgtcaacttataataattaaaggcTATTTATCTTCCAAATTTCAAACcaactatttaaaaagtatgaCAATTCATGATTTAGCTGATACTATTGTTAAGGAAGAGCTAACATCAATATTTCCTGATGTATTTATcggtactataatttttttgactATACCAGTGACATCTGCTTCAGCTGAGAGATCCTTTTCAAAGCTTAAACTTATCAAAAATTACTTACGAAACTCCATCGGTCAAGAGAGACTTTCAAGTATAGCTTTGCTTAATATTGAAAGACAACAAACAAATGATattaacatagaaaatataattaacaattttgcCAACAAAAAGGCaagaaaaaagaattttttaaagtga